One stretch of Rana temporaria chromosome 10, aRanTem1.1, whole genome shotgun sequence DNA includes these proteins:
- the LOC120915623 gene encoding golgin subfamily A member 6-like protein 6 — translation MCSRVNINSQRIVLTTDERIRKKEAKEMKARLEIIDRCQTNKKIVWENKRRAEEKRIEEDKKKQEVRLRTTERDKKIEKKKVKQGQEMMKNILTRNARLHQERVDKEKQREEKDKKMAKIAQERDENWRKRQKKEREKANEMREYILTRNARSLQERMEKENKREEREKKIAQEVQARAKKPKEKIELKEEQKMTESNASLNARRRLRSMEDREKARQWRDRKRARDEQKKAEELREEKRKEQEKEREKEHLRHEKLIHKMRMQYLRTKSEIHRLVEETKEMREEREIVRNQKVEERIEEEIQTKNIRAVYALVRKEGEVLEKYNRGILPH, via the exons ATGTGCAGCAGA gTTAATATAAACAGTCAGAGGATAGTGCTGACGACAGATGAAAGAATTAGGAAGAAAGAAGCAAAGGAAATGAAAGCAAGGCTGGAAATAATCGATAGATGccaaaccaataaaaaaatagtatgggaaaataaaagaagagcagaggagaagaggatagaggaggataaaaaaaaacaggaggttaGATTGAGAACAACAGAGAgggacaagaaaatagagaagaaAAAGGTAAAACAGGGCCAAGAAATGATGAAAAACATTCTAACCCGCAATGCGAGATTACATCAGGAGAGAGTGGATAAGGAGAAACAGCGGGAGGAGAAAGACAAGAAGATGGCGAAGATAGCACAGGAAAGGGACGAGAATTGGAGGAAAAGACAGAAGAAAGAGCGAGAAAAGGCAAAcgaaatgagggaatacattctAACCCGCAATGCGAGATCACTGCAGGAGAGAATGGAGAAGGAGAATAAGCgggaggagagagaaaagaaaatagcACAGGAAGTACAGGCAAGGGCCAAGAAGCCGAAAGAGAAGATAGAGCTAAAAGAGGAACAAAAGATGACGGAAAGCAATGCATCCCTCAATGCGAGAAGGCGCCTGAGAAGTATGGAGGACAGGGAGAAGGCGCGGCAATGGAGAGACAGGAAGAGGGCAAGGGATGAACAGAAAAAGGCAGAGGAGCTGAGGGAAGAAAAGAGGAAAGAGCAAGAAAAGGAGCGAGAAAAGGAACATTTAAGACATGAAAAACTCATCCACAAAATGAGAATGCAGTACCTGAGAACTAAAAGCGAGATACACCGGCTGGTGGAAGAAACCAAGGAAATGCGGGAAGAACGGGAGATAGTACGGAATCAGAAAGTAGAGGAGAGGATAGAGGAAGAAATACAGACTAAAAACATTCGGGCCGTCTATGCATTAGTTAGAAAAGAAGGCGAGGTGTTGGAAAAATACAACCGAGGAATTCTCCCACACTAA